A part of Desulfofundulus salinus genomic DNA contains:
- a CDS encoding toprim domain-containing protein produces MQAEHRYPEEKFIPVKPWRPCPICGKGDWCGFNSFIASCMRVREGSFKEVILSNGQVAYLHWLEPGMVNLPAFMKDDSITAAQTAPVEVRDRVYRDFLRLLYLHPRHREDLLRRGLTEWEIRRNGYRSVPETEAPWSVCRRLIRMGHDLAGIPGFYKVRGPRGGTYWTFDRQPGYFIPVRDEKGRIQTLQRRMDDARGGKYKLFSGHKSRGGCSCGTPAHVTRPAKVEDRRIWITEGPLKADIACKYLGAVVVGALSAATWRPAIPAILALEAKEVIIAFDRDVESNPEVARAYLTLKVELKKHGLAVSRAVWSDKKGIDDALAAGMEVRVVRA; encoded by the coding sequence GTGCAGGCGGAACACCGTTACCCCGAGGAAAAATTCATTCCGGTGAAACCCTGGCGCCCCTGCCCCATCTGCGGCAAGGGCGACTGGTGCGGTTTCAACAGCTTCATCGCCAGCTGCATGCGGGTGCGCGAGGGCTCATTCAAGGAAGTAATCCTGAGCAACGGCCAGGTAGCCTACCTCCACTGGCTGGAACCGGGCATGGTAAACCTGCCGGCGTTCATGAAAGATGATTCAATAACCGCGGCGCAAACCGCGCCGGTGGAAGTGCGGGACCGGGTGTACCGTGACTTCCTGCGACTCCTTTACCTTCACCCGCGCCACAGAGAGGACCTGCTCCGGCGCGGGCTGACTGAATGGGAGATCAGAAGGAACGGCTACCGGTCGGTCCCCGAAACCGAAGCCCCATGGTCGGTCTGCAGGCGCCTGATCCGAATGGGCCATGACCTGGCCGGCATCCCCGGGTTTTACAAGGTCCGGGGGCCGCGAGGCGGCACCTACTGGACCTTCGACCGTCAGCCGGGATACTTCATCCCGGTGCGGGACGAAAAGGGCCGGATTCAGACCCTGCAGCGCCGCATGGACGACGCCCGGGGCGGGAAATATAAGCTGTTCAGCGGTCACAAGAGCCGGGGCGGTTGCTCCTGCGGCACCCCTGCCCACGTGACCAGGCCCGCAAAAGTCGAAGACCGGCGGATATGGATCACCGAAGGCCCGTTGAAAGCGGACATCGCCTGCAAGTACCTGGGCGCCGTCGTGGTGGGCGCATTAAGCGCCGCCACTTGGCGGCCGGCTATACCGGCTATCCTGGCTCTTGAAGCAAAAGAAGTCATAATCGCCTTCGACCGGGACGTGGAAAGTAACCCGGAAGTGGCACGAGCATACTTGACCCTGAAAGTGGAACTGAAAAAGCACGGCCTGGCGGTTAGCCGGGCAGTGTGGAGCGATAAAAAAGGCATTGACGATGCCCTGGCGGCCGGTATGGAAGTGCGGGTCGTCCGGGCATAA
- a CDS encoding ArdC-like ssDNA-binding domain-containing protein: protein MGRAGTPPRIMKEERLREALEKLLSMFKSGNLPPAVARTMIRRQAGDERPSDKWSLGNRLLMYLAGTEDARGFRQWEEVGRHVKKGAKAFHILAPLTKTRKVKIRDPERGEEREEERPVIVGFRFIPVFRLEDTEGKPLPEINYMPPELPPLFDVAARLGIKVRYSPGDGSYYGSFQPGLKRINLHTHDVKTYFHELAHAVHNTIRPLVGGQDPVQEVVAETVACTLCEIYGYTGYAWHGWQYIKACAGGEPKQALKLVMKVLCEVEEVLERIWEAANPEERGVCGLTYRIWEAQNAGEDTTYLVAMSAMREISLREEIARGERLIRLLRLVAETEDRNRARRMADCEI from the coding sequence ATGGGGCGGGCCGGTACCCCGCCCCGGATCATGAAAGAAGAAAGATTGCGCGAAGCGCTTGAAAAGCTGCTGTCAATGTTCAAAAGTGGCAACCTGCCGCCGGCGGTGGCCCGGACGATGATCCGGCGCCAGGCGGGTGATGAAAGGCCGTCTGACAAATGGAGCCTGGGCAACCGCCTGCTGATGTACCTGGCCGGGACCGAGGACGCCAGGGGTTTCAGACAGTGGGAAGAAGTAGGGCGGCACGTTAAAAAGGGCGCGAAAGCGTTCCATATCCTCGCTCCGCTGACCAAAACCAGGAAGGTCAAAATACGGGATCCCGAAAGGGGCGAGGAGCGGGAAGAAGAACGCCCTGTGATTGTGGGTTTCCGGTTTATACCGGTGTTCCGTCTGGAAGATACGGAGGGTAAACCCCTGCCGGAGATAAACTACATGCCTCCCGAGTTGCCTCCCCTGTTCGACGTGGCGGCAAGGCTGGGGATCAAAGTTAGATACAGCCCTGGAGACGGCAGCTATTACGGCAGTTTCCAGCCCGGACTTAAAAGGATCAACCTGCACACTCACGACGTCAAAACGTATTTCCACGAGTTGGCGCACGCGGTGCATAACACCATCCGCCCGCTGGTGGGAGGCCAGGATCCGGTGCAGGAAGTGGTCGCCGAGACAGTGGCCTGTACCCTCTGCGAGATCTACGGCTATACCGGATATGCCTGGCACGGGTGGCAGTACATCAAAGCCTGCGCCGGCGGCGAGCCGAAACAGGCGCTCAAACTCGTAATGAAAGTGCTCTGCGAGGTCGAGGAAGTGCTGGAAAGGATCTGGGAAGCCGCCAACCCGGAAGAGAGGGGGGTGTGCGGCTTGACATACCGGATCTGGGAGGCACAAAACGCAGGTGAAGATACCACCTACCTGGTGGCAATGTCCGCCATGCGGGAGATTTCCCTGCGCGAGGAAATTGCCCGTGGCGAGAGGTTGATACGGCTGCTGCGCCTGGTGGCGGAGACGGAAGATCGGAACCGGGCACGGCGGATGGCAGACTGCGAGATTTAG
- a CDS encoding phage integrase N-terminal domain-containing protein — protein MLRVSWEDTGNPILDRLGRQFVERVARYARGGSYEKRLERFRKYVKFLCFLAERFAPEDIRNIRPRHVAAFARHLKEQGRSGRTILYYFSIIRWWHRQIPWRKYEMPENKVLLELEARLDDKRFCEEIKNNCRRKKFRRGIQKSLGSA, from the coding sequence ATGCTACGGGTTTCCTGGGAAGATACCGGAAATCCCATCCTCGACCGCCTAGGGCGGCAGTTCGTGGAAAGGGTAGCCCGGTATGCAAGGGGTGGCTCTTATGAGAAGCGCCTGGAGCGGTTTCGCAAGTACGTAAAATTTCTTTGCTTCTTGGCAGAACGTTTTGCGCCGGAAGACATACGAAACATACGACCCCGCCATGTTGCAGCGTTCGCCAGACACTTAAAAGAACAGGGGAGGAGCGGACGAACTATACTTTATTATTTTTCCATCATCCGCTGGTGGCACCGGCAGATCCCATGGCGAAAGTATGAAATGCCCGAGAATAAGGTGCTTCTGGAACTGGAGGCGAGGCTCGATGACAAACGATTCTGTGAAGAAATCAAAAACAACTGCCGGCGCAAAAAGTTCCGAAGGGGTATACAGAAATCTCTCGGCTCAGCTTGA
- a CDS encoding site-specific integrase codes for METTGETPKFDAIGPLDIAEFKRYMQNRGQKPATINRALACLSTFFTWAVEQGHAA; via the coding sequence CTGGAAACGACCGGGGAGACTCCCAAATTTGATGCTATCGGGCCATTGGATATTGCTGAGTTTAAACGTTATATGCAGAATCGGGGCCAAAAACCTGCTACTATCAACCGGGCATTAGCTTGTCTTTCTACTTTCTTTACCTGGGCGGTAGAGCAAGGTCACGCCGCTTAA
- a CDS encoding type II toxin-antitoxin system RelE family toxin: MFPPQGDVLKLEYADNRFRLRVGDWRVTFRYRFENQEVHIAEVVHRSKAYRR, encoded by the coding sequence GTGTTTCCACCCCAAGGTGATGTTCTTAAGCTGGAATACGCGGATAATCGCTTTAGGCTTCGGGTGGGTGACTGGCGTGTGACCTTCCGGTATCGGTTTGAAAACCAGGAGGTTCATATTGCCGAGGTAGTCCATCGGAGCAAAGCATACCGCAGGTAA
- a CDS encoding DUF4258 domain-containing protein — MYDGKERWREEMIRIRRARIRFSRHCRKRIKARGITVEEVYNVIKNGEIIQGHAPGMYGSNPDPVRVVMGRGNGGRILHLVVALHGKTVILVTAYEPDPDVWEDDHRTLKSPRK; from the coding sequence ATGTATGACGGCAAAGAACGATGGCGGGAAGAAATGATCCGCATTCGCCGTGCCCGTATCCGGTTTTCCAGGCATTGCCGGAAGCGGATCAAAGCAAGAGGTATAACGGTGGAAGAAGTGTATAACGTTATAAAGAACGGAGAGATCATCCAGGGCCATGCGCCGGGAATGTACGGAAGCAATCCGGATCCTGTGAGAGTGGTTATGGGTCGTGGGAACGGTGGTCGGATCCTCCATCTGGTCGTGGCGCTTCACGGGAAAACCGTAATACTGGTTACAGCCTACGAACCGGATCCGGATGTCTGGGAAGACGATCACCGGACTCTCAAATCGCCCCGGAAATAA
- a CDS encoding S1 RNA-binding domain-containing protein, with product MRFAPEGTNYRDIDPWDALYTARDKEQTLNVTIVNVRSINGQGYTWEVSFGEQEDLFGIVGLIPESESGLPEGTSMNWFKHQVVAAKIKGIDRKNSIVALTRKEVVEENLRRMIEQLEESEQLLALVRASSPSGIVVDIGGGVLVRIPRREIKLSRAVPVEVQYPPGQFVKVQVTGIDKAAKKIDVSMIDPWQPGEYVRGEMVTGKIIQIKDNIAFVQTKPGLVGIAPYPKSEQVKIGETVKYQVQRYDPDNRVLHLVRWDEERIRGRRRQRARKRRERASEQRY from the coding sequence ATGCGTTTTGCGCCGGAAGGAACCAATTACAGGGATATAGATCCCTGGGACGCTCTTTACACGGCAAGGGACAAGGAACAAACCTTGAACGTAACCATAGTCAACGTAAGGTCAATTAACGGCCAGGGTTACACCTGGGAGGTCAGCTTTGGAGAGCAGGAAGACTTGTTCGGTATCGTTGGGTTAATTCCCGAATCGGAAAGCGGACTTCCGGAAGGCACATCAATGAACTGGTTCAAGCATCAAGTTGTGGCGGCGAAAATCAAGGGAATCGACCGAAAAAACAGCATAGTCGCCCTTACCAGAAAAGAGGTCGTGGAAGAAAATCTGCGCCGTATGATTGAACAGTTGGAAGAATCGGAGCAACTGCTTGCGCTGGTCAGGGCGTCCTCTCCGAGTGGCATTGTTGTGGACATCGGTGGTGGCGTATTAGTCAGGATACCCCGGAGAGAAATAAAGTTGTCCCGGGCAGTACCCGTTGAAGTACAGTATCCCCCGGGACAATTCGTAAAAGTGCAAGTGACCGGAATCGACAAAGCGGCAAAGAAAATCGACGTTTCAATGATAGACCCGTGGCAACCCGGAGAATATGTCCGTGGCGAGATGGTAACCGGGAAAATAATTCAAATTAAAGATAATATCGCCTTCGTTCAAACGAAACCCGGTTTGGTCGGTATCGCCCCATACCCTAAGAGCGAACAGGTAAAGATTGGGGAAACCGTGAAATACCAGGTGCAGAGGTACGATCCGGACAACAGAGTGCTCCACCTGGTGCGCTGGGACGAAGAAAGAATCCGGGGAAGGAGGCGGCAACGTGCAAGAAAACGCAGGGAACGGGCCTCCGAGCAAAGGTATTAA
- a CDS encoding JAB domain-containing protein encodes MKKRVNIVSVKLVKEAGIFYAARRITRPEDVADLVRDFLEDADREIFLVICLNAKNEPTAIHTIAVGTLNSVQVHPREVFKAAILANSYHIILVHNHPSGDPKPSDEDMAITRNLAEAGRIVGIPVLDHIIIGDGKFASLKTKGLI; translated from the coding sequence ATGAAGAAACGGGTAAATATCGTTTCGGTGAAACTTGTCAAGGAAGCGGGTATATTTTACGCAGCCCGCAGAATAACCAGACCGGAGGATGTGGCCGATCTGGTTCGTGACTTTCTGGAAGACGCCGATCGGGAGATCTTCCTGGTTATATGCCTTAATGCCAAAAACGAACCGACGGCAATCCATACGATAGCGGTAGGTACGCTGAACAGCGTCCAGGTCCACCCCCGGGAGGTCTTTAAAGCGGCAATCCTGGCCAACAGTTACCACATAATCCTGGTTCACAATCACCCGAGCGGTGACCCGAAACCTTCCGATGAGGATATGGCTATCACAAGAAACCTGGCCGAGGCCGGGAGAATAGTCGGCATCCCGGTGCTGGATCACATCATCATCGGCGACGGAAAGTTTGCAAGCCTGAAAACAAAGGGATTGATTTAA
- a CDS encoding YgiT-type zinc finger protein, whose translation MEKLELVGICAGCYYENAELRFKEKTLVKDGAALCLKRIPYYYCPRCGEETYDLDVEVFVERAIKRFTEGNGKGETIDVGNLFRVPSESAVQ comes from the coding sequence ATGGAGAAGCTTGAGTTGGTCGGCATTTGTGCCGGGTGCTACTACGAGAACGCCGAACTTCGGTTTAAAGAAAAAACGCTGGTAAAAGATGGCGCAGCGCTTTGTCTCAAAAGAATCCCCTATTACTACTGCCCGCGCTGCGGAGAGGAAACTTACGATCTCGATGTCGAAGTTTTTGTGGAACGGGCAATAAAGAGGTTTACGGAAGGAAACGGAAAAGGCGAAACCATCGACGTTGGTAACCTGTTCCGCGTTCCTTCCGAGTCGGCAGTACAGTAA
- a CDS encoding tyrosine-type recombinase/integrase → MTNDSVKKSKTTAGAKSSEGVYRNLSAQLEKIWREAVKDTTHAMSKKSHFRYRESMKNFLWFCSEKFRLQKIANIGEKHLRAYVEYRRQEGISEKTLKNDLAAVRFFHRFTGSRNELPDNRALGLEKTPAGGKDRAWTEEEYRRMLEKAEKLGRADVVMAMKLARHAGLRIHECTRLTVGHVRDALKDGKLEVKGKGGRVRRIPLRLELKVELERFLEERGGTRGEKIFVVPGEKTHRVIKSIQKFIERHREEITDRPITFHGLRHAYAREELACRLEHPEKYGLHRVSPERAAKLEVAELLGHGRPEVTSVYTGK, encoded by the coding sequence ATGACAAACGATTCTGTGAAGAAATCAAAAACAACTGCCGGCGCAAAAAGTTCCGAAGGGGTATACAGAAATCTCTCGGCTCAGCTTGAAAAAATCTGGCGTGAGGCGGTAAAAGACACGACCCACGCGATGTCCAAAAAATCTCATTTCCGGTACCGGGAGAGCATGAAGAACTTCCTTTGGTTCTGCTCGGAAAAATTTCGTTTGCAGAAGATCGCCAACATCGGCGAAAAGCACCTGCGGGCATACGTGGAATACCGCCGCCAGGAAGGCATATCAGAAAAGACGCTGAAAAACGATCTGGCGGCGGTGCGGTTTTTCCACCGCTTCACCGGTTCGCGCAATGAACTGCCGGATAACCGGGCGCTGGGGCTCGAAAAGACTCCGGCCGGCGGCAAAGATAGGGCCTGGACGGAAGAAGAATACCGGCGGATGCTGGAGAAGGCCGAAAAACTGGGCCGTGCGGACGTGGTGATGGCCATGAAGCTGGCCCGCCACGCGGGGCTCAGGATCCACGAGTGTACCAGGCTCACGGTGGGCCACGTCCGGGACGCCCTGAAGGATGGAAAACTGGAGGTCAAAGGGAAAGGGGGCCGGGTGCGCCGAATCCCGCTACGACTGGAGTTAAAGGTGGAACTGGAGCGGTTCCTGGAAGAGCGCGGGGGGACCAGGGGGGAGAAGATCTTCGTCGTGCCGGGCGAAAAGACGCACAGAGTCATCAAAAGCATCCAGAAATTCATCGAGCGGCACCGGGAAGAAATCACCGACCGGCCGATTACCTTTCACGGATTGCGTCACGCATACGCCAGGGAGGAGCTGGCCTGCCGGTTGGAGCATCCGGAGAAATACGGCCTCCACAGGGTAAGTCCGGAAAGGGCGGCAAAACTGGAGGTGGCGGAGCTTCTGGGCCACGGCAGGCCGGAAGTGACCAGTGTTTATACGGGGAAGTGA